One part of the Nymphaea colorata isolate Beijing-Zhang1983 chromosome 8, ASM883128v2, whole genome shotgun sequence genome encodes these proteins:
- the LOC116258661 gene encoding ABSCISIC ACID-INSENSITIVE 5-like protein 2 gives MYPFWAANLGSGRMLGMEVEAQGNRGERKSLQAISEYLMSETDQSKALITGNTSMVVPDYGMFIEEGEEAGRDIQNLQPKKHKRMIKNRESASRSRARRLAYTTQLEYEISQLKKENEALRKERLLENLAKQAAIQGKSALRRVSSAEF, from the exons atGTACCCCTTTTGGGCAGCCAACCTTGGATCAGGACGCATGCTGGGGATGGAGGTGGAGGCGCAGGGAAacagaggagagagaaagagccttCAGGCCATCTCCGAATATCTCATGTCTGAAACCGACCAGAGCAAGGCCTTGATCACGGGAAACACTAGCATGGTGGTACCCGACTACGGGATGTttattgaagaaggagaagaggcaGGAAGGGACATCCAGAATCTGCAGCCCAAGAAGCACAAGCGGATGATCAAGAACCGCGAATCCGCTTCCCGTTCCAGAGCAAGGAGACtt GCATACACGACGCAGCTTGAATATGAAATTTCACAGttgaagaaggaaaatgaagcgCTAAGGAAAGAAAGG CTGCTGGAAAACTTAGCTAAGCAAGCTGCTATACAAGGGAAGTCAGCGCTCCGTCGAGTTTCATCAGCAGAATTCTAG
- the LOC116259224 gene encoding BTB/POZ domain-containing protein At5g47800-like, whose amino-acid sequence MKFMKIGSRPDTFFTVDATRSITLDVPSDLTIQVNNTKYLLHKFLLLPKCGLLQQLCDSNGSDVQTIDLHEVPAGEEGFELCVKFCYGISINLSATNIVKALCASHFLKMTEAVEKGNFISKLELFFASFILQAWKDPIVTLQSTVTLPTWSENLGMTGRCIDAVATKILADLSTVTWSYTYTRPGFNEKAHKRAPRDWWTEDIADLDVPLFQRVLSMVRSSIPAPLVGEALHVYACRHLPDEAAIESSSSESVVKQREVLEFIVSQIPTPKGSVSTGFLLRLLRQASRLGVSDWAISEIMKRAGRQLKEASLVDLLKLRGSSPSSSAFSEINLVKTMLEHFLVDYRRPSLPETGMTREENGKSDQSLVKVGKLIDSYLVEVAKDANLPVSKLIDLAETLPEEARPVHDDLYRIIDSYLKKHPDISKSQKKRLCRMLDCRKLSIDACMHAVQNERLPLRTVVQVLFLEHVSAAMSISQNVELRHDIKAMLPQMSEDTHRKTPLAPEGKDLVSDKVMTKQSDGRKLAEMSISRESYSRDKRAPHGTAKPTIKEVMEVGKAMEVTEEIDSKSKIRPKGADHVSSRAVTSEIMEEADPKNKVKPTGMPPISHRTTKMGSKLPVQRGS is encoded by the exons ATGAAGTTCATGAAAATTGGCTCGAGACCGGATACCTTCTTCACTGTAGACGCTACCAG GTCAATTACATTGGATGTTCCTAGCGACCTGACTATACAAGTGAACAACACCAAGTATCTTTTGCACAAG TTTCTGTTGCTGCCAAAGTGTGGACTGTTGCAACAATTATGTGACTCAAACGGTTCAGATGTTCAGACCATTGATCTTCATGAGGTACCTGCAGGGGAGGAAGGGTTTGAGCTATGTGTCAAGTTCTGCTATGGCATCTCCATTAACCTCAGTGCCACCAACATAGTCAAGGCACTGTGCGCCTCACATTTCCTGAAAATGACTGAGGCAGTAGAGAAGGGAAACTTCATTAGTAAGTTGGAGCTCTTCTTTGCTTCATTCATCCTCCAAGCTTGGAAAGACCCAATTGTCACACTTCAGTCCACTGTGACACTACCAACCTGGTCTGAGAACCTGGGCATGACCGGCCGGTGCATCGATGCCGTCGCGACGAAGATCCTGGCCGACTTGTCCACTGTTACTTGGTCTTACACTTACACCAGGCCTGGGTTCAATGAGAAGGCCCACAAGCGGGCACCAAGGGACTGGTGGACCGAGGACATTGCAGACCTTGATGTCCCACTATTTCAGCGGGTTCTGTCCATGGTTCGGTCGTCGATTCCGGCGCCGCTGGTAGGGGAGGCACTCCATGTGTATGCGTGCCGGCATTTGCCGGATGAAGCAGCCATTGAAAGCTCTAGCTCAGAGAGTGTTGTGAAGCAGAGGGAGGTACTGGAGTTTATAGTGAGTCAGATCCCAACACCAAAGGGATCCGTATCCACTGGATTCTTGTTAAGACTTTTGAGACAAGCGAGTCGACTCGGTGTATCAGATTGGGCCATATCGGAGATCATGAAACGCGCAGGGAGACAGCTGAAGGAAGCCAGTCTCGTGGACCTCCTTAAGCTAAGAGGATCTTCTCCAAGTTCTAGTGCTTTCAGTGAGATAAACCTGGTTAAGACAATGTTAGAACACTTCCTAGTGGACTATCGGCGTCCTTCATTGCCGGAAACTGGCATGACTCGAGAAGAAAATGGGAAATCAGATCAATCTTTGGTGAAAGTGGGGAAGTTGATTGATTCTTATTTAGTTGAAGTTGCAAAAGATGCAAATCTTCCAGTGTCCAAGCTCATTGATTTGGCAGAGACATTGCCGGAGGAAGCAAGGCCGGTTCATGATGATCTTTACAGGATAATCGATTCATATCTTAAG AAACATCCTGATATCTCAAAGTCGCAAAAGAAGCGGCTATGCAGAATGTTGGACTGCAGGAAATTGTCAATAGATGCATGTATGCATGCGGTGCAGAATGAAAGGCTGCCCTTGAGGACTGTGGTGCAGGTCCTCTTCCTAGAGCATGTAAGCGCTGCGATGTCCATAAGCCAAAACGTGGAACTACGGCATGACATAAAGGCGATGCTTCCACAAATGAGTGAGGATACGCATAGGAAAACGCCACTGGCACCTGAAGGTAAGGATCTAGTCAGTGACAAAGTGATGACCAAGCAGAGTGATGGCCGGAAACTGGCAGAAATGAGTATTAGCAGGGAGAGTTACAGTAGAGACAAGAGGGCGCCCCACGGCACCGCGAAGCCAACAATCAAAGAAGTCATGGAGGTGGGCAAAGCGATGGAGGTCACAGAGGAAATTGACTCCAAGAGCAAGATCAGACCCAAGGGAGCAGATCACGTTTCAAGTAGGGCTGTGACAAGTGAAATCATGGAGGAAGCTGATCCTAAGAATAAGGTAAAGCCTACGGGGATGCCTCCGATCTCCCATAGGACAACAAAGATGGGTAGCAAATTGCCTGTTCAGAGAGGAAGTTAG